The Pithys albifrons albifrons isolate INPA30051 chromosome 6, PitAlb_v1, whole genome shotgun sequence region AATAGAGTTATGTAATTTTTGAGCCTTGAAACAAGACCtcatttaattactttttttcaaatcagatatatatatttaccaTTTTAAAAACTGCCATACTTGAACTGGAGGAGTGATTCAGTTACTCTGAATGGCAGCTGAAAAATGCACAGGCTTTGGGTATGCAGTCAGTAGTGTGCAAATCCCTGTTAGAACTAATTTATTAAAAACCATACCCAGCACctaaaaatgcaaatactttGAATAGCAGTTATGTTTCACATCCAGCGCAATTGTAACAGCAGTTACGATTTGTCAAGGAATCCtaataatttatctttttcaatttttttatttttaatcctgCTCCATCCAGTTAAAATCACAGATCTACATAAGTAAAATGCACATTGGCAGGTGGAATATTAGCATCAAACTGCATATCTAGGGATAAATCTTGGAAAGTTTTACTTCAGAAGCAGAAGTTAGGACTTTTCAGGAATGTGAAGTCTCTTTGCAGAACAATATTACTTCTTCACATATGGCAAGACAAGGTTGAAGATGTCAATGGGCTTTCCAACCATCCCTATTTATCAGGCTCTTTACCTGGTTTATATCATATAAAGGAATTAAACATAGCAACCCATAGTAAGTcatgaagaaaatgaatatatttcAGTACTGAATTTACTCTGAATACTTGTATATATTAACATTTTGTGAGCTAatttttgctcttcatttttACTCTTGTTGAAATTTATACATTCTCTCTTGTACAGTTGACTTGCTGGTAAAAGTGGGTGAAGTGGTGGACAAACTCTTTGATCTTGATGAAGAGCTAATGTTAAACTGGATTAAAAATGGCACTTGCCAGTCTGTGGGACCATCTGTAGATGATTCCCCTGAAGAACTTCCAGATTTTAAGATTGTGCCTTGTATACTTGAAGCAGCCAAGCAAGTCCGGTATGTGAGATTTCTTTTGAGTTTCATGGCTGGGGAGGTTCCTTATAACCTTGTAAGGCTTTAGTGGGAACAATACAGTTTGAGAGATCACTAGAATTTGTTTTCCTGTacttaaaatttgaaataaattagcTAGTTTGTTAACAAAGAGAATGGCAGTGATTGCTGATAGGGTTGTCTGTGTCCAAGACACGCAAACTCAGTAACTGGCTCTTtaatgtgtgtttgtttttcgTTTGTTCTGTGTAGATCAGATAACCCGGAAGGACTTGATGTTTATATGCATATCCTGCAGCTCCTGACCACGGTGGATGAGGGTATCCAGGCTATTGGTAAGACACTTGACTTGCTACCTGTGGTGGGACTGAGGGGGGCCATAACTTCTGGATCATCAGATATTTAATGGGGAGAGAAATAATTCACATAGAAAGATTAAATTTGTTGGTTTGGTGGgttctcttttttgtttctcaagTGCAGGCTCCTGATGGAGGAAAAGAGACTTGGAGTTTGCTTTATGACCTCGTTTGCCAGGAACTTTGCCAGCCAGATGATCCACCGATCATTGTGCAGGAGCAGAAGACTGTATTGGCCTCTATTTTGTCCGTGCTGTCTGCAATGTTTGCTTCACAGACAGAGCAAGAATACACCAGGATGAGGAAAAGCAAGTTGtgcttttctgtggtttttttttgttcttttaaagttATATTCACAAGTGACTTTATGTGGGGTGAAAGATGGTTCAGTTCAGTGACATATTTGAATACAGTAAGACTCTTTACTGGTGACTGAAAATCACACTTAACCCAAAGTTCAGTTTCTGGATGTCTCTGAAGAGTTACAGAACCAGAAACTACAGATCCTGCTCAGTCTTCTCCCTTTGgtaaattaatgaaaatcacagaattcaTCTTCGCTAAAATATGAGGATTTGACagtaaattttttcttttttttcttttttttttaatgtggggAGATTCTGCACTTACTTGGCTTCATCTATTCCTTGTTACTTTTCAATTCATGGATAAGTCTTTAGAATTAAAGGCCTATCTTGGAAATGCGAGTGAGGGTCATTTGCAGCAGAAAGACATTGTGTCAGTTTGGCTTGTCAGATAAGATTATCTGGATGTAAATTTAACATATTACCCTCACTTTGTTACTACTAAAGACATTTTCCTTCTCATGTTCCTTACCACTGGCATATAGTTTTTATAGACACAGATTAGTttagatatagatacagattACGAAAAATGGTTAGGGTTTTTTACTACATTTCCACTTGCTTCTGTAAAATGATCTTTGAGTAACAAAAGACAGTACTGTCAGAACATACATTCCTATAGCTTTTGTGTAAAATCTAGTGCCATGTTTCAAAATTCTAATTCCTTGAAAGGATGGGAAAGAAATTTTAGTGTTACAGTTCAATTTTCTTGTTCCTTTATATCAAGATATGCCTCTGATTGGGAGCTTGATTCGTATCTTACAATACATGGAGGGCTGTGGGAAGAGAGCTGTTGATAACTCCAAGGAGTCTGAGCAAGAAGAGACTGGAAGGACTGAAATAAATGAGGAagatttccatttaaaaattttgaagGATATTTGCTGTGAATTGCTTTCAAATATGCTTCAAGAACTAACCAAGGTAAGAATAAACAAAATTCTAAGAGGGATTTCTGCAGGCTAGATAAGAAAAAAGACGTTAATGtagacatttttctttgcaagtGCAGTTGTGTACTGGGAATTCCTTAGAAATCAATTAGAAGGTGAATAGCAACAAGTGTGTgagagggcagggacatggGTTCTCTGAGGTGTGTGCCTTCAGGGCCAAGATTCTGTATGATAAATGTTTCAGgtgtatttttccatttcttttgagTGAAAGTCAATTTATTTTAAGAGAAGGAAATACTATCAAACTCACCTTCTCGGCTGGACATTTCTTATTATGGAAGCATTCAGGTTAAGAGACTTGTGATGTGTGAGCTTTCATATCATCTACATCTGGCTTTCTCTGAGAACTGTaagttctgtttgttttacGCAATTTTAAGAATGAAGCACATACTGTAGATACTGTGCACAGTTTTGAGTTTGTTCTGACAACTGCTTATGACATGCTACTTGTATTTCTCATtgtattttccaggaaaatacATTAGAAGGACTGCACCAGGGACATTTGAATGAACAGACATGTTCCTGTGCATTTCAGAACCTCTTACCTCTGTATTTCGCGTCGGTGAGTATATGACAAGGTCTGTGACAGCTGTAAAAATACTGCTTGGGTGACAAGACCTTTCCAAATCTGCGGTACAGGTAGGACAGAGTTGCTCAGGCGCAGGTAGCACACCATTCTAATTCCAGACAGTCCTACCCCTGTGTCTCTTCTGTCTTACTTCAGCCAAAGTGTTGCCAAGATCATCAGCTGATGCAAAGGTCAAACTGTGCTGAAATGAATGGATGTCTAGCTGAAAATTTATGCTGGCTGAAAATTTGTCCTGTACATTTTTGTAGAAGaattattctaaatatttttcatagggagattttttttgtgtacTTTTAAACAATAGTAAGATTTTGAGGGTGGTGGTAACATTTCAGAATATAGGCTGACTGTAATTGTGGGGTTTATGAGGAAGGTAGCTACTTGTGGAGCATTTTTCATTATtccttgcagtggctgctgctggctgctctTGCTGGGAAGGTCCAGAAATAGAAGGACCCCCTGTACCAATATAAGGATTCTGTGTTCCATGCAAAttgttgttcctttttttttctttttgtgtgtgtatttgttaCTTCCAGGTGGAGAGTTTCCTTGAAGTCCTGCGTGAGGCTGACCAGACACTTGCTGACAATCTAGAAAAACGTTTCCCAAGCCTGAAGGTTCCACCTAAGGATGTACATGAAATACTTCCTTCTTTGGAATGAAGACTTTTGACTGTTTCATTATGGTGTTCCAGAAATCAAGTTTTTTGTAAATGCAGAGAATGAGGCAACTTCTTTACCAGCAGGTGGCTTTTAAGAAATGTTCCAGGTAGCCCTGATTGACCTAGAGTTAATCTGGTCTGCATGGGGAAGTAAATTGCTGTAAATTCAGTTCTGCATCTTCCATCCTGTTTGCTCTGGTAATGCGAGACTGTTGATTCTTTTTAATTGCTCTACTACAGAGTAGTTTTCTTTGAGTAACTCTCAATTCTGTGCTTTTCAACttgaaacagcaaaatgaaTGAAATGCACTGCGTACTTTTGTAACATGGTGCTAGTTTCTTCAAGCTGCTGTTGGAGAAAGGAGGACTGCTCAATAGAAAATCCCCTTCAAACACCTGATAAAAACAGAGTTAAATTATACAGAggtgtttttgggtttttttagatcATATCAATACCTTGAGCAGGTATTGTAATAGAAATGTTTCATCCTGCTCCTTTAAAATCTTCACACTTCTTCCACTGAAGCCTCTTCTTCGTCACTGCAAGTCTGAGCTGTGGCGTCTCAGTTCTGTGTAATTCAAAggatttcagaatatttttaccaatggtctctgctgcagcttccagcCATTGCAGCCAGTTGAGAGTTAAGAGTTTTAGGACAGGTTTGGATTACTTGCAGACTGGCATATTTGCAGACTTTCTGGTTTTTTACAGTAGTCTGTGCTTCGGTTTAGGAATGTCACATATATTGGTTCTTTCCTCATTCATTTATTGTATAAATTGAATGACATAAGAAATGCCATGTTTTTCAGGAGAGCTCAAGGTGTTAGGTCACATGCAGGAAATTCAGTCTACAATCTTCTAAAAATCCCAGTTTTAATTATATGATGTTTTAACTGCATTGCATTTTTAGATCCCGTGCCTGCGTGCAGTGCAGCTAAAATTTTCTGAGTCTGAAAAGACAGTACAGCAGCACATCAGCTTCACTATTTCTGTAAATGAGAATGGAAAACAATTGGTCTTTATTAGGTCTAAGATGTTAAAGTGGGAACCAGAACCTAGAGAATAACTTAATGCCATATACACACATTCCCCAGCTCTCCAGGTTTTTACAGACTTGAAGTATTGTGCTGGGCCATGATTTGTTTGACCTGACTTACCTGGACATGTGGTATGATACagtatgtgtatatgtatataacCCTTTCATCCCAACTTCCAGTTTTCAAAACTAGTGGAATTTAATCATTCCCCTGGGCTGCCAGCAGCATCTTAGCTGTCAGCAGAGGATTTGGCATTACATAAATATCTGACTTGTGTTGCTAAAAAGAATTGCCATGGTTTCTATCAGTTTTTGTATGCTGTGTTTGTTGGAGAAAACTGGTGGCTGTGAATCAGATGACAGCATTTTTCATACTACTTTGACAGTTTTTGGTTATTTTCTTAAACCTACAGATTTGTaataaagtttctttttttaaaacccCCCTGTATGCTTTCCTTCATTCTAGTGTcagttgtatttgttttctgagcCACTGGAAATGCCTGTTACTCTCAGTGTGTTAATTGTAAAAGGAAAATTGAACTTCTTCATAATATCTGTGTCCTGTAAAATATGTTGACAGTAACtggatatttattttaacaCTCCAGTGCTTTCTTTCCATAGTCACTTTTATGTATGGAGGTTAATTTGTGTCTCATCCAGTAGTTAACATTTTTTTCGCTTAGTTTATCCCCAGGTGTAGGTGAGTGTCTTTATGATTGTCCAACATAGTgaagaattatttctgttttgcatcTCTTGAAATTCATTGCAGTTGAAATTTTGCAGCAGCTGTGTAATGTAATACACAAAAAAGCTGAGACAAGATctgttgttctgttttgttcctGATTCAATGCACTAACATCCAGTGTTGTTAACATGAATTGTTAAATGTAATATCACTAATTGCAATGAGATGACATACATTATTCCCCCAATATAATTATTGTTATCTGATGCTTTGCATGTGGTAGAAAAAATGACTGATGTCATGTGGGAAACCAGGTGGGTCCCGTCCTCCTGCTTATCTGCAACTCAAGAATCTGTAGGATTGGTCTGCCAGCCTTGCTCCAGCAGAATGGTAATTCAAGTATGCTGGGAATTTTTATCCTTGATAAACATGGTGAAATGGAGATGGAATTCCCCCTTTGTCCCAAGAAGCAGCTGCACTTCTGCACTGGGTGCTGTGTGGAAGGgtcagcactgcccttgggagCAAGAGGCTGGTGCCAAGGCAAATGCAAGGTAACTGTGCTGAGTTTTTGGCAATCAGAAGGGGGTGAAACTATTTGTAGGAGCAGATGGATGATGTTTGGAAATGGTGCACATGTATTTCATAATCCTGCCAGCAGGGatctccctcagcctgtgctTCATGACCGTTGTGTGTCTGTCTTGTTGGTGGGGTTGGGATTTTTGGGGGACTCAGGGAGGGTTGGGGAGGTGcttggtttttgggtttgttctttGGATTCTCTCTCGTAGCTGTGCTTTGACACTGACTGGCGAGCCAGACCTCTCTGGGCCACGTGAATGGATATCTATCTACGAGCAGGTGAGCAGCTTCCTTCCAGACCAAAATCTGGTTAACTCTGTAACTTCCttctttggagaaaaagaagtaCTTGTCACTGCTTTGTGCAGAGCTCTGAACAAAAGTGGGTATCTGAAGCATTGAACTAAAGTAGCAAGAACTCAGTCATCTTGGACAGAGCTGGACATGACTTGTGGCATGACTATTGTCTGGAAAACAGGCAAAAAGCAAACTGGAAGGccttattttaaattaagtttCATAGATCTATCTAAGAATTTAATTCAAAGAGTTCTTTCACCTTGCCTTTTATGTACATTTGACATCTTTATCCCACATTTCTTGGTGGGACAAAACaccataaaaacaaataaattttgtttgggaggaaaaaaaacaatgaTGTTAGAATGCTTCATCTGCTCCCTTGGCAGTGCAAGGAGATGGTTGCTGCTCTTGATACTCATACTGCAAACCTGTCCTTTCTGGCAAACTAAACCGGGAAACCTGATACActggaaagttcttttctgctcttctccATATCTACATCACTCCACTCTCTTAATCTTCTGTCACTACTTTTTTAGTTCATATTTTTGGTAACTGCCATGGTGgttcatttttctgtaagaTTATGTGTTGCTATGAATGACCTATTATAACCACCTTTCACTGAAACTAAGCTGAAtgcaaaagaacaaaatacaaTCCTTATTTGTAAATGAAGTATCTTCCTAGTTTATTATAGTGCATTAAAACGTATGGATGTAttaatgtggttttgtttgctttgaaaatctCTTCCACTACCCTTATTTTGGCTGCTACTGGGGGTTACAAAAACAGCAGTATCTCTTATATTTTTTATTGaagattttgcctttttttccctcaagcaGAATCTCTTGGTCACAGCAGTTCCTTCGCCTgtcctttattttctcctcaaatgtttttttcctttataatgCTTGCTGTTCATTTTGTTGGAGAGGATGATGAATTTCATGTGCTCTGCCACAGTCAGtgagaaaggaagaagcagcTACACCTGGGGCAAGGACCAGTCTGCTGTAATATTATACAATTTCTCAAAAATCCTTCATGTGAAGGCAAGCAGAAGCAGCGAGGGGctgtgcttttcttcctgtcagCCCTGCAGTGAGTGAAGCCCCTCAGTCAGAGCTGACAAGGCGTGAGCTGAGTGAACCTGACATCACCAGGCTGCTAAAACAAACCAGGTTATTTCCAATAGCTGTCAACAGAGGTTTTGCAATGGGAGATACTGCTTCTATCCATCTGTTTATTTGCCTCCCTGATTCAATTATTTATCTCTTTTCCAAAAAAATATAATACCAAGACTGGTAAGAGAACAGGTTTGCTTCTGAATtgttactgtgaagaaaatgaatgaatccagggaaaaacccactggggttccattttctttctttctcctgggTCACTGGCAGTTAGCTGCATGTCTTAATGAAGTCTCTGAAGTCTGAGAGCTGATATTTATACAAAGACGAGTACAAAAGAGCATTCTTGGGAAGGCAGCAGTGGTAGGATGTTTTGAAGAGAAACAAGGCAGTAAtactagagaagaaaaagaagtgaagaaGGCATACTGGACAAAGAAAACAGGGGGAAACCTGGAAGAATTACAACAAAGAAGATAAATAGTGTTACATTGAAGGAGAAAGGTATTAAATACAAGTAACTATGTTAGCATTCTAGATCTCTCCAGGTGGAATAGCTAATGTGCTTCACCTATCAAAGGTCTACCATTGATTAAGTTTTCTATTTTCAAAGCTGAATATCCTgtgaagttttttctgctcttatgGAAATGAGACATGTTTAAGGTGACTGTGAGGTCCTAAAAGCCACAGGTGAGTAAACTAGTATtgctggcttttctt contains the following coding sequences:
- the SAAL1 gene encoding protein SAAL1 → MDRNPSPPCSDAEEEEGDAVGNTVYSKHWLFSVLTRLIEVIAPAEPDPAASPHGARTELDEEMENDICKVWDMSMDEDVALFLQEFNAPDIFMGVFAKSKCPRLTEICVGILGNMACFQDICMSISKDENLGQVLLQRLCDSDSPTLLETSRLLLTCLSQPEVANVWVERIRENPSVYDCVCFIMSSSTNVDLLVKVGEVVDKLFDLDEELMLNWIKNGTCQSVGPSVDDSPEELPDFKIVPCILEAAKQVRSDNPEGLDVYMHILQLLTTVDEGIQAIVQAPDGGKETWSLLYDLVCQELCQPDDPPIIVQEQKTVLASILSVLSAMFASQTEQEYTRMRKNMPLIGSLIRILQYMEGCGKRAVDNSKESEQEETGRTEINEEDFHLKILKDICCELLSNMLQELTKENTLEGLHQGHLNEQTCSCAFQNLLPLYFASVESFLEVLREADQTLADNLEKRFPSLKVPPKDVHEILPSLE